The Pogona vitticeps strain Pit_001003342236 chromosome 3, PviZW2.1, whole genome shotgun sequence genome includes a window with the following:
- the LOC110088515 gene encoding DNA dC->dU-editing enzyme APOBEC-3H-like isoform X1: MPFFLKTLLPEKDFEENFNNTFQPHKTLVLFSLKKDKSSLWKTWGYAYNNPNNEHAEHLILDNIEIYIQENQIKGRHTLTLFMSYTPCRKCSARIKSFLTSRNDLCMDIKASRPYFFEYKSEQKGLYLLKSLGVSIKMMDQFDYEQCLHEFVHPSKKLTPWLGLEEQSKKNADDLENIWKQEEEKETEENAKIIKISNHDNMIGPQNISVCTEQLGAQDVSRPHIILDGQDHHDQSPTKDDTWLSTPETPQKRKSTDRATEPVPGAKRKLDFLEK; the protein is encoded by the exons ATGCCCTTCTTCCTGAAAACACTTCTACCTGAAAAAGATTTCGAAGAAAACTTTAATAATACATTTCAACCCCACAAAACATTAGTGTTGTTTAGTcttaaaaaagataaaagttcTCTTTGGAAAACATGGGGCTATGCATATAATAACCCTAACAACGAACATGCTGAACATTTGATTTTGGATAATATTGAAATATATATCCAAGAAAACCAAATCAAAGGGAGACATACACTGACATTGTTTATGTCATATACTCCTTGCCGTAAGTGCAGTGCTAGGATAAAATCTTTCTTGACATCAAGAAATGACCTATGCATGGATATAAAAGCTTCAAGACCATATTTCTTTGAATATAAAAGTGAACAAAAGGGTCTCTACCTTTTGAAGAGCTTGGGTGTTTCCATCAAAATGATGGACCAGTTTGACTACGAACAATGCCTTCATGAATTTGTGCACCCATCAAAAAAGTTAACTCCATGGTTGGGTTTAGAAGAACAGagcaaaaaaaatgcagatgatCTGGAAAACATTTGGAAACAG gaagaagaaaaggagacagaagaAAATGCCAAGATAATTAAAATATCAAACCACGACAATATGATTGGTCCACAGAACATATCAG tCTGCACTGAACAACTTGGTGCCCAAGACGTTTCCAGACCACATATTATTCTGGATGGCCAAGATCACCATGATCAATCCCCAACTAAGGATGACACATGGCTCTCAACACCAGAGACTCCTCAGAAACGAAAGAGTACTGACAGAGCAACAGAACCTGTCCCAGGAGCGAAAAGGAAACTTGATTTCTTAGAGAAGTAA
- the LOC110088515 gene encoding DNA dC->dU-editing enzyme APOBEC-3H-like isoform X2 has translation MPFFLKTLLPEKDFEENFNNTFQPHKTLVLFSLKKDKSSLWKTWGYAYNNPNNEHAEHLILDNIEIYIQENQIKGRHTLTLFMSYTPCRKCSARIKSFLTSRNDLCMDIKASRPYFFEYKSEQKGLYLLKSLGVSIKMMDQFDYEQCLHEFVHPSKKLTPWLGLEEQSKKNADDLENIWKQFLSQEEEKETEENAKIIKISNHDNMIGPQNISVCTEQLGAQDVSRPHIILDGQDHHDQSPTKDDTWLSTPETPQKRKSTDRATEPVPGAKRKLDFLEK, from the exons ATGCCCTTCTTCCTGAAAACACTTCTACCTGAAAAAGATTTCGAAGAAAACTTTAATAATACATTTCAACCCCACAAAACATTAGTGTTGTTTAGTcttaaaaaagataaaagttcTCTTTGGAAAACATGGGGCTATGCATATAATAACCCTAACAACGAACATGCTGAACATTTGATTTTGGATAATATTGAAATATATATCCAAGAAAACCAAATCAAAGGGAGACATACACTGACATTGTTTATGTCATATACTCCTTGCCGTAAGTGCAGTGCTAGGATAAAATCTTTCTTGACATCAAGAAATGACCTATGCATGGATATAAAAGCTTCAAGACCATATTTCTTTGAATATAAAAGTGAACAAAAGGGTCTCTACCTTTTGAAGAGCTTGGGTGTTTCCATCAAAATGATGGACCAGTTTGACTACGAACAATGCCTTCATGAATTTGTGCACCCATCAAAAAAGTTAACTCCATGGTTGGGTTTAGAAGAACAGagcaaaaaaaatgcagatgatCTGGAAAACATTTGGAAACAG TTTTTGTcccaggaagaagaaaaggagacagaagaAAATGCCAAGATAATTAAAATATCAAACCACGACAATATGATTGGTCCACAGAACATATCAG tCTGCACTGAACAACTTGGTGCCCAAGACGTTTCCAGACCACATATTATTCTGGATGGCCAAGATCACCATGATCAATCCCCAACTAAGGATGACACATGGCTCTCAACACCAGAGACTCCTCAGAAACGAAAGAGTACTGACAGAGCAACAGAACCTGTCCCAGGAGCGAAAAGGAAACTTGATTTCTTAGAGAAGTAA